One Xiphophorus maculatus strain JP 163 A chromosome 9, X_maculatus-5.0-male, whole genome shotgun sequence DNA segment encodes these proteins:
- the mysm1 gene encoding histone H2A deubiquitinase MYSM1 isoform X2, giving the protein MEDEVDVDIEGDDFDSNVGEMDAAGLVQEQFIQPADRTSSWSLPWELDSSISPENREAIERMLLEEQYYLTGGRIPDILPSDPNKKPKVKKSPTKSSTSASASSRWSKQEKELFEEGLAQYGRRWTKIAKLVDTRSVLQVKSYARQYFKHKGKSEPGAAAPSTGSEQQLRPPRPTMTNAVRIERLSDDEDVDITDDLSEGEGEDIKTELSGPAGPETHATAEEQKELTVSESIHETKRRPCLSSLSEQSPPSSFNLFCAEEDRKTTSDENVVKTEPPETEAETESKLTINPSDDQSCQSRTLAHDDSVENLDIQGPDGDPEEQDEEDEEVEELKAPEQEVEMDTETITEDEKQAIPEFFEGRPSKTPERYLKIRNYILDQWLKSKPRYLNKTSVRPGLKNCGDVNCIGRIHTYLELIGAINFNCEQAVYNRPKVVDRTKPKEGKDVLEAYQLAQRLQSMRTRKRRVRDIWGNWCDARDLEGQTYEHLSAEELAQRREEMKKQPKPGKTSRYRGSFDPFQLIPCRSFERDVQEPFQVIVCAETLLIMDMHAHVSRGEVIGLLGGTFNQEEKVLKICAAEPCNSVSTGLQCEMDPVSQTQACDVLSSLGFSVVGWYHSHPSFHPNPSVRDINTQDQFQSYFSRGGAPFIGMIVSPYDPANPSTHSQITCLLVKESQEPSSQNKLPYRFNFLSSQDSPDWEQTMRRAQWIVQKYAQAHGSVQMDRLFRRDSSFTCLEKMMASLARHLEALPDGEGDQFLSEIQSRFLLDFVSKQKSSYKEEEEHLNISSSVQSDASFDQLISQEEFPKGGESAETNSSSVLHLGSVLSTEHDYLL; this is encoded by the exons ATGGAGGACGAAGTGGATGTTGACATCGAGGGAGACGATTTTGATAGTAATGTTGG AGAGATGGACGCTGCAGGATTAGTCCAGGAGCAGTTCATCCAGCCTGCGGACAGAACCAGCTCCTGGAGCCTG CCCTGGGAGCTGGACAGCTCCATCAGCCCGGAGAACAGAGAGGCGATAGAGAGGATGCTGCTGGAGGAACA ATATTATTTGACGGGTGGCAGGATTCCTGACATTTTACCCAGTGATCCAAATAAGAAGCCCAAAGTAAAGAA ATCTCCGACCAAAAGCTCGACCTCGGCCTCTGCTTCATCTCGCTGGTCCAAACAGGAAAAAGAGCTGTTTGAGGAGGGACTG GCTCAATATGGTCGAAGGTGGACAAAAATCGCCAAGCTCGTGGACACCCGAAGTGTCCTTCAGGTCAAGAGTTATGCCAGGCAGTACTTCAAACACAAG GGTAAATCAGAacctggagctgcagctccCTCTACAGgttcagagcagcagctgcgGCCTCCTCGGCCCACTATGACCAATGCCGTCCGTATAGAGAGGCTTTCCGATGACGAGGACGTAGACATCACCGATGACCTGAGCGAGGGTGAAGGGGAGGACATCAAAACTGAACTGAGTGGACCAGCAGGGCCAGAGACTCACGCTACAGCAGAAGAGCAAAAAGAGCTGACAGTGTCAGAGAGCATCCATGAGACGAAGCGCCGACCCTGCCTGAGCTCCCTTTCTGAGCAAAGTCCTCCATCCTCTTTTAACTTGTTTTGCGCTgaggaagacagaaaaactACGTCAGATGAGAATGTTGTAAAGACGGAACCTCCTGAGACAGAAGCAGAGACAGAGTCAAAACTGACAATTAATCCTAGTGATGACCAGAGCTGCCAGAGTCGCACCTTGGCACATGACG ATTCTGTTGAAAACCTGGACATCCAGGGACCAGACGGAGACCCAGAGGAGCAGGATGAGGAAGACGAGGAAGTGGAAGAGCTGAAGGCCCCCGAGCAGGAAGTTGAGATGGACACAGAGACGATCACGGAGGACGAGAAACAAGCCATCCCCGAGTTCTTCGAGGGTCGACCATCGAAGACGCCCGAGAGATATCTGAAGATCAGGAACTACATCTTGGACCAATG GCTGAAGAGCAAGCCCCGATACCTGAACAAAACCTCGGTCCGTCCCGGCCTGAAGAACTGTGGAGACGTGAACTGCATCGGGAGGATACACACGTACCTCGAGCTCATTGGAGCCATCAATTTCAATTGTG AGCAAGCGGTGTATAATCGACCAAAGGTGGTGGACCGGACCAAGCCGAAAGAGGGCAAGGATGTGCTTGAGGCTTACCAGCTAGCTCAGAGATTGCAGAGCATG CGGACCAGGAAGAGGCGTGTGCGAGACATATGGGGGAACTGGTGTGATGCTAGAGATTTGGAAGGACAGACTTATGAG CATCTGAGCGCTGAAGAGCTGGCTCAGCGGAGAGAAGAGATGAAGAAGCAGCCTAAACCCGGCAAGACATCCAGATACAGAGG GTCCTTTGATCCATTCCAGCTGATTCCTTGCAGATCTTTTGAGAGAGATGTTCAG GAGCCGTTCCAGGTCATCGTGTGTGCTGAGACTCTCCTCATCATGGACATG CATGCCCACGTTTCAAGAGGGGAAGTCATTGGTCTTCTGGGTGGAACGTTCAACCAGGAAGAGAAAGTTCTCAAG ATCTGTGCAGCAGAACCATGTAACAGTGTGAGCACGGGTCTGCAGTGCGAGATGGACCCGGTGTCACAGACTCAGGCCTGTGACGTGCTCTCGTCTCTGGGCTTCAGCGTCGTGGGCTGGTACCACTCACACCCCTCCTTTCACCCAAACCCGTCAGTGCGGGACATCAACACGCAGGACCAGTTCCAG AGTTATTTTTCCCGCGGCGGAGCCCCCTTCATAGGGATGATAGTGAGCCCCTATGACCCCGCTAACCCCTCAACCCACTCCCAGATCACCTGCTTGTTGGTGAAAGAAAGCCAAGAGCCCTCAAGCCAAAACA AGCTCCCTTACAGATTCAACTTTCTGTCATCACAAGATTCTCCTGACTGGGAGCAGACCATGAGGAGGGCTCAGTGGATCGTCCAGAAGTACGCTCAAGCACACGG GAGCGTCCAGATGGACAGATTGTTTCGCAGAGACTCCAGTTTTACCTGTTTGGAAAAG ATGATGGCGTCTTTGGCAAGACACTTGGAAGCCCTCCCAGATGGTGAAGGAGACCAGTTCCTCTCTGAGATCCAGTCCCGTTTCCTGTTGGACTTTGTCTCCAAGCAGAAATCCTCATAtaaggaagaagaagaacattTAAACATCTCAAGCTCTGTGCAATCAGACGCCTCTTTTGATCAGCTGATCAGTCAGGAGGAGTTCCCCAAGGGAGGAGAGAGTGCTGAAACAAACAGTAGCTCAGTTTTGCATTTAGGATCAGTGTTGTCAACTGAGCATGACTATTtactgtga
- the mysm1 gene encoding histone H2A deubiquitinase MYSM1 isoform X1, with protein MEDEVDVDIEGDDFDSNVGEMDAAGLVQEQFIQPADRTSSWSLPWELDSSISPENREAIERMLLEEQYYLTGGRIPDILPSDPNKKPKVKKSPTKSSTSASASSRWSKQEKELFEEGLAQYGRRWTKIAKLVDTRSVLQVKSYARQYFKHKGKSEPGAAAPSTGSEQQLRPPRPTMTNAVRIERLSDDEDVDITDDLSEGEGEDIKTELSGPAGPETHATAEEQKELTVSESIHETKRRPCLSSLSEQSPPSSFNLFCAEEDRKTTSDENVVKTEPPETEAETESKLTINPSDDQSCQSRTLAHDGELIEECHDSTDSVENLDIQGPDGDPEEQDEEDEEVEELKAPEQEVEMDTETITEDEKQAIPEFFEGRPSKTPERYLKIRNYILDQWLKSKPRYLNKTSVRPGLKNCGDVNCIGRIHTYLELIGAINFNCEQAVYNRPKVVDRTKPKEGKDVLEAYQLAQRLQSMRTRKRRVRDIWGNWCDARDLEGQTYEHLSAEELAQRREEMKKQPKPGKTSRYRGSFDPFQLIPCRSFERDVQEPFQVIVCAETLLIMDMHAHVSRGEVIGLLGGTFNQEEKVLKICAAEPCNSVSTGLQCEMDPVSQTQACDVLSSLGFSVVGWYHSHPSFHPNPSVRDINTQDQFQSYFSRGGAPFIGMIVSPYDPANPSTHSQITCLLVKESQEPSSQNKLPYRFNFLSSQDSPDWEQTMRRAQWIVQKYAQAHGSVQMDRLFRRDSSFTCLEKMMASLARHLEALPDGEGDQFLSEIQSRFLLDFVSKQKSSYKEEEEHLNISSSVQSDASFDQLISQEEFPKGGESAETNSSSVLHLGSVLSTEHDYLL; from the exons ATGGAGGACGAAGTGGATGTTGACATCGAGGGAGACGATTTTGATAGTAATGTTGG AGAGATGGACGCTGCAGGATTAGTCCAGGAGCAGTTCATCCAGCCTGCGGACAGAACCAGCTCCTGGAGCCTG CCCTGGGAGCTGGACAGCTCCATCAGCCCGGAGAACAGAGAGGCGATAGAGAGGATGCTGCTGGAGGAACA ATATTATTTGACGGGTGGCAGGATTCCTGACATTTTACCCAGTGATCCAAATAAGAAGCCCAAAGTAAAGAA ATCTCCGACCAAAAGCTCGACCTCGGCCTCTGCTTCATCTCGCTGGTCCAAACAGGAAAAAGAGCTGTTTGAGGAGGGACTG GCTCAATATGGTCGAAGGTGGACAAAAATCGCCAAGCTCGTGGACACCCGAAGTGTCCTTCAGGTCAAGAGTTATGCCAGGCAGTACTTCAAACACAAG GGTAAATCAGAacctggagctgcagctccCTCTACAGgttcagagcagcagctgcgGCCTCCTCGGCCCACTATGACCAATGCCGTCCGTATAGAGAGGCTTTCCGATGACGAGGACGTAGACATCACCGATGACCTGAGCGAGGGTGAAGGGGAGGACATCAAAACTGAACTGAGTGGACCAGCAGGGCCAGAGACTCACGCTACAGCAGAAGAGCAAAAAGAGCTGACAGTGTCAGAGAGCATCCATGAGACGAAGCGCCGACCCTGCCTGAGCTCCCTTTCTGAGCAAAGTCCTCCATCCTCTTTTAACTTGTTTTGCGCTgaggaagacagaaaaactACGTCAGATGAGAATGTTGTAAAGACGGAACCTCCTGAGACAGAAGCAGAGACAGAGTCAAAACTGACAATTAATCCTAGTGATGACCAGAGCTGCCAGAGTCGCACCTTGGCACATGACGGTGAGCTCATTGAAGAATGCCATGACTCCACAG ATTCTGTTGAAAACCTGGACATCCAGGGACCAGACGGAGACCCAGAGGAGCAGGATGAGGAAGACGAGGAAGTGGAAGAGCTGAAGGCCCCCGAGCAGGAAGTTGAGATGGACACAGAGACGATCACGGAGGACGAGAAACAAGCCATCCCCGAGTTCTTCGAGGGTCGACCATCGAAGACGCCCGAGAGATATCTGAAGATCAGGAACTACATCTTGGACCAATG GCTGAAGAGCAAGCCCCGATACCTGAACAAAACCTCGGTCCGTCCCGGCCTGAAGAACTGTGGAGACGTGAACTGCATCGGGAGGATACACACGTACCTCGAGCTCATTGGAGCCATCAATTTCAATTGTG AGCAAGCGGTGTATAATCGACCAAAGGTGGTGGACCGGACCAAGCCGAAAGAGGGCAAGGATGTGCTTGAGGCTTACCAGCTAGCTCAGAGATTGCAGAGCATG CGGACCAGGAAGAGGCGTGTGCGAGACATATGGGGGAACTGGTGTGATGCTAGAGATTTGGAAGGACAGACTTATGAG CATCTGAGCGCTGAAGAGCTGGCTCAGCGGAGAGAAGAGATGAAGAAGCAGCCTAAACCCGGCAAGACATCCAGATACAGAGG GTCCTTTGATCCATTCCAGCTGATTCCTTGCAGATCTTTTGAGAGAGATGTTCAG GAGCCGTTCCAGGTCATCGTGTGTGCTGAGACTCTCCTCATCATGGACATG CATGCCCACGTTTCAAGAGGGGAAGTCATTGGTCTTCTGGGTGGAACGTTCAACCAGGAAGAGAAAGTTCTCAAG ATCTGTGCAGCAGAACCATGTAACAGTGTGAGCACGGGTCTGCAGTGCGAGATGGACCCGGTGTCACAGACTCAGGCCTGTGACGTGCTCTCGTCTCTGGGCTTCAGCGTCGTGGGCTGGTACCACTCACACCCCTCCTTTCACCCAAACCCGTCAGTGCGGGACATCAACACGCAGGACCAGTTCCAG AGTTATTTTTCCCGCGGCGGAGCCCCCTTCATAGGGATGATAGTGAGCCCCTATGACCCCGCTAACCCCTCAACCCACTCCCAGATCACCTGCTTGTTGGTGAAAGAAAGCCAAGAGCCCTCAAGCCAAAACA AGCTCCCTTACAGATTCAACTTTCTGTCATCACAAGATTCTCCTGACTGGGAGCAGACCATGAGGAGGGCTCAGTGGATCGTCCAGAAGTACGCTCAAGCACACGG GAGCGTCCAGATGGACAGATTGTTTCGCAGAGACTCCAGTTTTACCTGTTTGGAAAAG ATGATGGCGTCTTTGGCAAGACACTTGGAAGCCCTCCCAGATGGTGAAGGAGACCAGTTCCTCTCTGAGATCCAGTCCCGTTTCCTGTTGGACTTTGTCTCCAAGCAGAAATCCTCATAtaaggaagaagaagaacattTAAACATCTCAAGCTCTGTGCAATCAGACGCCTCTTTTGATCAGCTGATCAGTCAGGAGGAGTTCCCCAAGGGAGGAGAGAGTGCTGAAACAAACAGTAGCTCAGTTTTGCATTTAGGATCAGTGTTGTCAACTGAGCATGACTATTtactgtga